A DNA window from Gigantopelta aegis isolate Gae_Host chromosome 4, Gae_host_genome, whole genome shotgun sequence contains the following coding sequences:
- the LOC121372634 gene encoding uncharacterized protein LOC121372634, with amino-acid sequence MYTEIPRNWVPSDTACTTKLSAFGNIPENNTADSSLSCSARVHYVHGQELSTREFPSAYVERVQQGMRHTNSYVEGFHYKWNSAVGRRHPSLWMFIRKLKDEQQLLEVSAAAARRGNPPNRRRKKWRTLEDRIIRLKQSYNNGRCTLEDYWTAVTCAVRAFV; translated from the exons ATGTATACGGAAATTCCTCGCAATTGGGTACCTTCCGATACCGCTTGTACGACAAAACTTTCAGCTTTTGGCAACATCCCGGAGAACAACACAGCTGATTCATCGTTATCCTGCTCTGCAAGAGTTCATTATGTACATGGACAGGAATTATCTACAAGGGAATTTCCCTCCGCATATGTGGAACGTGTTCAACAGGGTATGCGACACACGAACAGCTATGTTGAAG GTTTTCACTACAAGTGGAATTCTGCTGTAGGAAGACGCCATCCGTCTCTGTGGATGTTCATCCGGAAGCTGAAAGACGAGCAGCAACTTTTGGAGGTTTCAGCGGCGGCAGCACGCAGAGGAAATCCACCAAACCGTCGAAGAAAAAAGTGGCGCACACTCGAAGATCGGATAATTCGCCTCAAACAGTCCTACAATAATGGGCGGTGTACGTTGGAAGACTATTGGACAGCAGTTACCTGTGCTGTTCGAGCATTTGTTTGA